The following coding sequences lie in one Xiphias gladius isolate SHS-SW01 ecotype Sanya breed wild chromosome 24, ASM1685928v1, whole genome shotgun sequence genomic window:
- the LOC120786845 gene encoding four and a half LIM domains protein 3-like — MSDRFDCKNCNESLYGRKYIQVEDNPHCIPCYDRLYANTCQECKEIIGHNAKELFYENRHYHDHCFRCFRCDRSLADEPFTSQDNGLVCSDCFCNEFSSKCVACDKTVMPGSRILEYGGSAWHEDCFVCHGCEKPIGAEAFIPDKNNYYCVPCYEGRFAPQCSHCKKALTKGGVTYKDKVWHKECFFCTACKAPLAGQPFTSQGESPYCVKCFSSLYAKKCAGCNTAITGFGDGKYVSFEDRQWHQPCFKCSRCSVSLVGSGFFPDRDQILCTDCNNDD; from the exons ATGAGTGACCGCTTTGACTGCAAAAACTGCAACGAGTCCCTGTACGGACGCAAATACATCCAGGTGGAGGACAACCCTCACTGCATCCCCTGCTACGACCGCCTGTACGCCAACACCTGCCAGGAATGTAAAGAAATCATTGGTCACAACGCCAAG gAACTCTTCTATGAGAACAGACATTACCACGACCACTGCTTTCGCTGTTTCCGCTGCGACCGCTCTCTGGCCGATGAGCCCTTCACCAGCCAGGACAACGGACTCGTGTGCAGCGACTGCTTCTGCAACGAGTTTTCCTCCAAGTGTGTGGCCTGCGACAAGACAGTCATGCCAG GATCGAGGATATTGGAATATGGCGGCTCCGCGTGGCACGAGGACTGTTTTGTGTGTCACGGCTGCGAGAAGCCGATCGGTGCAGAGGCTTTCATCCCGGACAAAAACAACTACTACTGTGTGCCGTGCTACGAGGGCAGGTTTGCTCCTCAGTGCAGCCACTGCAAAAAG GCTCTCACTAAAGGAGGGGTGACCTACAAGGACAAGGTGTGGCACAAAGAGTGTTTTTTCTGCACGGCCTGCAAAGCTCCGTTGGCTGGTCAACCCTTCACCTCGCAGGGAGAAAGCCCCTACTGCGTCAAATGTTTCAGCAGCCTCTATGCCAAAAAGTGCGCCGGCTGCAACACGGCCATCACAG GGTTTGGAGATGGAAAGTATGTTTCTTTTGAGGACCGGCAGTGGCACCAGCCGTGCTTCAAGTGCTCGCGCTGCTCCGTGTCGCTGGTGGGCTCCGGCTTCTTCCCCGACCGTGACCAGATTCTGTGTACAGACTGCAACAACGACGACTGA